A region of the Chroicocephalus ridibundus chromosome 1, bChrRid1.1, whole genome shotgun sequence genome:
TGTCTTTGATTTCCAGATCGATTCCTTTCAGGCTGACGTATTTTAGAACCTCCATTATCTTGCAGAGGATGCCTCGACCGCTGAGTAACTGAAGAATTTGGCTGACGAACAGAAGGTTGCCCTTGCTCGCCATTTCCGTGAGAAACTGCAGAGTGAGGGTGAGTTGGCCTCACAACTCCATGCATGTTGCTAGAAACAGGCGTATTCATGTGGCTCTTGGTTCCATGACTGTCCGTCATCCTCATGGGATTGGACTTCTGCACAGAGATGTTTGGGCTTGTATTGCGACCCTGAATATCTCCCGAGGAAGAAGAACTTGAAAAAGGAATATTCAGAGAACTGTTCCTCGTGTTAATTGCACCAATAGACATGtcacagctctccctgctctggccATCACCCTCTCTTCGGATGTGGACACTCTCCCGTGCTGGGGGACAATTGTACTCAATCGTGGAGGAGGCGCCGCACTGCGTGTTCCTCTGATGTTCTGGGATTGATCTTTGGCTTCCACTAACTTGATCTCCAAGGTGAGGGGCAAGTAAACTCTGCATAAAACTTTGGTGGCACGTGTTTTCATTCTCCCTTGATGGCAGGGTATTTCCTGTTGGAATACCCTGTACTGGCTGGTAGGGCAATCTCTTCTGTCTTTCTATGGATGGCCCAGTATTTTGACCGATTCGAAAAGCTTGTGACTGCATGCCCCTGAGGGATGACACAGAATTACCAATTTCGCTGTTTCTTGAAGCCTGGACATCGAAATTGCCTGTCGGTTGTTGATTGGGTCCAGCTGACTTAAATGTCTGGCAATCAGAAAGCCGCTGCACATCTGAGCTAACTGTATGGTCGACAGATAAGCGGCCCTGCATATTATGAATGGCTAACCCTTTATTTCTAGAAACATCAAGATAGCTCCTCATTTCAAGCTGGTCAGAAACCCTAGGGCCTTGAAGAGATATTCCTATTCTCTGTTCCGAATTAGAGGGCGTCTTCCCGATGAGCGCCTCGGCAGAGTAGCTGGAGACTCTATTTCTTTCCTGCCTGTGAGGGGTGCATGTCATATCTGATGGCCTGGTTACGATACTTGCCTGGGACACCATTTGCTGCTCTAAGCCCCTTGAGGTCATAAGTCTCTGCATCGGATTGTGCCCTGACACATGTTCAGAAGCTGAACCTTGCTGTCTGCTGCTAACATCTTGTTGCTGTTGATGCATAATATCCTGATTTATATGGCTCTGAGGGTGGTTATGATGGTTTCTGCTTGTTGCAGGATTTTCACAGTTCTTTTCAGGCTGGGAAGCTCCAAAGTGctgctgcatctgctgctgcatttgctgGTGGTGAGGATGAGGCTGACCACCTTTTTGCCGCGTTTGATCGCTTCCGTGGTGTTTTTGCTGTAGAGAAAGCTGCGTGGCTTGTGTTCCCTGGATGAGGTTTCGTTTCTTCTGCATCTGCACCTCCTGCTGTATTGTTCGCTGTTGGTGGACGTTGTGGGGTTGAGAGTGGACCGAGTTTTCCCCGTGAGTGACATGGTGCTGCAGCTGATACAAGTGGTGCCTTTCTCTTAACTGACCAGCCTGCTGTTGCTTTAAGTAGGGATGATTACTGTGAAGGTGAGATATGCCTTGAGTGGGTACATGTTGAATTGGCTGCAAgtgctgcccagcctggccttgctgcTCTGAAATTGATGGCTGCGAACCGCACTGAACTTCAGGTTGTCTCAAAGCTGGTGTTACAAAGTTGCTGTTCGATGGGAATAACCTATTGAGGCCATCCGTGTGCCCTTGGTTGCTCACTGACGCCACTGAATTGGACGAATTGGGAGGAATCTGACTGACTAGCATCTGTGTTTGATCAGCAATGCTCTCCGGTGTTCGGTTCATCAATGCCATCCCTTCAAGCCTGATGGACGTCGTCTGGCACTGCTTTTGCCTCTTGGCCGTAGAAAGCAGAAGGTCATCTTGAACAGCCCGCTTGGCCGAGTCCTTGCGACCTTCATGATTTTGCTGCTTTAAGTGTGATTCCGGCAGCTGGGGAGCCTGCATGGTGCTTGCCCTAATAGCATTCAGTTGTTCCTGAGCATATTCGCTCATCATAGTGGGGCCTGGAGACTGATTGACGTACGTGGTAGGTGGAAGGGAGAGGCTCACAGTTGCAGGGACGCTCGCTGGCTCTGAAGACTGGGATAAACTGGAACAACTCACAAGGGGATGGACAATGCGACTCTGGTGTATTAGATTATTCACGCTTAAACTGGTTATGCTTGGTGACTGGGAAGTGGAAATCTGCAAAGAAGCGTTTGATGTTTCTACACCTCCTACAGAGCAGCTTGGCTTTTCAACCTGCCTATCGACATTTGTCTGTGCTGCATCCTGAGCACTGAATTTGTTTGGTGCTGCTTCCAACGGTCCTGCgttgttttctttcactggtTGAGCCTTAAAAGGCTGTTGCTCTCTCTCCAAAGGTGCAACCTCAGTTGACTTAGAGATGGCATCCCTCATGTTAACCTGCATTCCTCCTCCACCTTTCTCAAGGTTCTCCTGGTCAAAAATAGCTCTTGCTGCAAGAGCTACAATGTCGGTCTGTTCTGAAAATGTGCAGCTGTTACAGGTACTCGTTGAGGTGCTGCTAGTAACGTCTTCTCTGGTGGTATCTGGCAACATAGATGCAACCGAGAAGCCTCGACTGCTGCCAGAGCTAGTTGACATAGGGGAGTCGGCCTGCCTGCTAGCGATAAGGGAAGCACTGACTACTTCCTGGTCAGAAATGCAGGAGTGATGCTGGGAAAGAGTATCGCCTTCCGTGTTCATCAGCAAGAGTTCCTGCTTCTCAGGCAAATCAACATTTGAGTCTGCTGATTTAGAGTTTTCCATGGGAAAATTAGAATGCTCCCCCTGAACGCTGAAAGAAGAGGTTTTTTCCACAGCTGTTCTTTCTTTCGTGAGATCAGACAGCATTTTGGTTAGACCCTGTCCTTCTAACAAGTCCGCATCTTGCATTACCACTGAGGAATCCTGTGTAACGTTGCAGGACTCCGAAATCGTTCCTGCCTTGGACGTATGACCcgctgtgctgctctgtgctgctgatgtCCCAGCAACCTGAGAATTTGTCACATGTGCTTCAGTACGAGAGGACGCTAAGGTGGTGGTGGGTTCACAGGATTTCGGAGACTCTGACAAGGCAGAGCTGGTTGGTGGACGGTTCTGAGACCCACGGGCctgctggtgaggagcagcttCTTTGGCGGTCGGCGGGACAAGCGCCAGCTGCTCTGACACCACGGACGCCAGTGGCGAGGAAGCGGGTGCCTCAGCTGAGCTCGGCTCAGGGACAGAGGAGGTTTTGGCTGCCTGTTCAGAGCTGGCAGTCTCTTTGGAACGACAGTCAGAAACGCTGACACCACTCGATGCTG
Encoded here:
- the USF3 gene encoding basic helix-loop-helix domain-containing protein USF3 isoform X2, whose translation is MKLNTDLSLMKKQALFSETMPEMTENETPTKKQHRKKNRETHNAVERHRKKKINAGINRIGELIPCSPALKQSKNMILDQAFKYITEMKRQNDELLLNGGNNEQAEEIKKLRKQLDELQKENGRYIELLKANDICLYDDPTIHWKGNLKSAKVSVVIPGDQVQKNIIVYSNGTQPNGNNQGASVQGITFNVSHNLQKQTANVVPVQRTCNLVTPVTISGIYPTENKPWSQTTVSPLAPTQTAPAGNVLELSTSDNERGVLTAATASSQSASQSGTEQELQRSSSNTPQNDQNPPKSKNDEEGTKLTKKTLLQGISLPSSASTEASQVQQVNATCSNTHDSRSDLQESCVISTTDTASVPSVRLTTADSPSSVNVLKSTDSVSSAGMPVTSAAAGVKAAMAMSTLPASPLENCWSFSGSSGVGTSDLKNMSSLTRMPSAGNTQTTWTTLQLAGNTVQPLSQTPSGIMTALLNEPVNGAGTVSSAHSRPLTTSISLNASLPGDGQAAEQIVVTLPSCPPLPMQPLISQPQVKTQAAGNILPLNSAMQVIQMAQPVASAVTGAPANQNVIILQPPNPAPCPPIMRAEVPSQNVSQQIVIIQAANQNPLPLLSAQPSASVRVPVNGPTAIANSSSSIQNASLPQTFGGKHLVHILPRPSSLASSSSTQTFSVTMSNQQHPQTISLNGQLFALQPVMSSSGASNQAPMQIIQPTTSEDPNTNVALNTFGALANLNQSISQMAGQSCLHLSLSHPTNPTTVNNQIATVNCVSVATSVASSIPAEVSALTSASNSINASPKKAAAALPSNAKSKRANKKPSTKKHQVVNSKVSCPAAPCKDAGKVDCAPVETTAKHSNGEGLIDNAPAISQALTTSQASSVAASSGVSVSDCRSKETASSEQAAKTSSVPEPSSAEAPASSPLASVVSEQLALVPPTAKEAAPHQQARGSQNRPPTSSALSESPKSCEPTTTLASSRTEAHVTNSQVAGTSAAQSSTAGHTSKAGTISESCNVTQDSSVVMQDADLLEGQGLTKMLSDLTKERTAVEKTSSFSVQGEHSNFPMENSKSADSNVDLPEKQELLLMNTEGDTLSQHHSCISDQEVVSASLIASRQADSPMSTSSGSSRGFSVASMLPDTTREDVTSSTSTSTCNSCTFSEQTDIVALAARAIFDQENLEKGGGGMQVNMRDAISKSTEVAPLEREQQPFKAQPVKENNAGPLEAAPNKFSAQDAAQTNVDRQVEKPSCSVGGVETSNASLQISTSQSPSITSLSVNNLIHQSRIVHPLVSCSSLSQSSEPASVPATVSLSLPPTTYVNQSPGPTMMSEYAQEQLNAIRASTMQAPQLPESHLKQQNHEGRKDSAKRAVQDDLLLSTAKRQKQCQTTSIRLEGMALMNRTPESIADQTQMLVSQIPPNSSNSVASVSNQGHTDGLNRLFPSNSNFVTPALRQPEVQCGSQPSISEQQGQAGQHLQPIQHVPTQGISHLHSNHPYLKQQQAGQLRERHHLYQLQHHVTHGENSVHSQPHNVHQQRTIQQEVQMQKKRNLIQGTQATQLSLQQKHHGSDQTRQKGGQPHPHHQQMQQQMQQHFGASQPEKNCENPATSRNHHNHPQSHINQDIMHQQQQDVSSRQQGSASEHVSGHNPMQRLMTSRGLEQQMVSQASIVTRPSDMTCTPHRQERNRVSSYSAEALIGKTPSNSEQRIGISLQGPRVSDQLEMRSYLDVSRNKGLAIHNMQGRLSVDHTVSSDVQRLSDCQTFKSAGPNQQPTGNFDVQASRNSEIGNSVSSLRGMQSQAFRIGQNTGPSIERQKRLPYQPVQGIPTGNTLPSRENENTCHQSFMQSLLAPHLGDQVSGSQRSIPEHQRNTQCGASSTIEYNCPPARESVHIRREGDGQSRESCDMSIGAINTRNSSLNIPFSSSSSSGDIQGRNTSPNISVQKSNPMRMTDSHGTKSHMNTPVSSNMHGVVRPTHPHSAVSHGNGEQGQPSVRQPNSSVTQRSRHPLQDNGGSKIRQPERNRSGNQRHGNVFDPSLPHLPLSTSGSMILGRQQSAIEKRGSIVRFMSDGPQVSNDNAAPDQHTLSQNFGFPFIPEGGMNPPINANASFIPPVTQPSATRTPALIPVDPQNTLPSFYPPYSPAHPTLSNDISIPYFPNQMFPNPGTEKPSSGSLNNRFGSILSPPRPVGFAQPSFPLLPDMPPMHMTNTSHLSNFNLTSLFPEIATALPPDGSAMSPLLSIANTSASDSSKQSSNRPAHNISHILGHDCSSAV
- the USF3 gene encoding basic helix-loop-helix domain-containing protein USF3 isoform X3, with product MPEMTENETPTKKQHRKKNRETHNAVERHRKKKINAGINRIGELIPCSPALKQSKNMILDQAFKYITEMKRQNDELLLNGGNNEQAEEIKKLRKQLDELQKENGRYIELLKANDICLYDDPTIHWKGNLKSAKVSVVIPGDQVQKNIIVYSNGTQPNGNNQGASVQGITFNVSHNLQKQTANVVPVQRTCNLVTPVTISGIYPTENKPWSQTTVSPLAPTQTAPAGNVLELSTSDNERGVLTAATASSQSASQSGTEQELQRSSSNTPQNDQNPPKSKNDEEGTKLTKKTLLQGISLPSSASTEASQVQQVNATCSNTHDSRSDLQESCVISTTDTASVPSVRLTTADSPSSVNVLKSTDSVSSAGMPVTSAAAGVKAAMAMSTLPASPLENCWSFSGSSGVGTSDLKNMSSLTRMPSAGNTQTTWTTLQLAGNTVQPLSQTPSGIMTALLNEPVNGAGTVSSAHSRPLTTSISLNASLPGDGQAAEQIVVTLPSCPPLPMQPLISQPQVKTQAAGNILPLNSAMQVIQMAQPVASAVTGAPANQNVIILQPPNPAPCPPIMRAEVPSQNVSQQIVIIQAANQNPLPLLSAQPSASVRVPVNGPTAIANSSSSIQNASLPQTFGGKHLVHILPRPSSLASSSSTQTFSVTMSNQQHPQTISLNGQLFALQPVMSSSGASNQAPMQIIQPTTSEDPNTNVALNTFGALANLNQSISQMAGQSCLHLSLSHPTNPTTVNNQIATVNCVSVATSVASSIPAEVSALTSASNSINASPKKAAAALPSNAKSKRANKKPSTKKHQVVNSKVSCPAAPCKDAGKVDCAPVETTAKHSNGEGLIDNAPAISQALTTSQASSVAASSGVSVSDCRSKETASSEQAAKTSSVPEPSSAEAPASSPLASVVSEQLALVPPTAKEAAPHQQARGSQNRPPTSSALSESPKSCEPTTTLASSRTEAHVTNSQVAGTSAAQSSTAGHTSKAGTISESCNVTQDSSVVMQDADLLEGQGLTKMLSDLTKERTAVEKTSSFSVQGEHSNFPMENSKSADSNVDLPEKQELLLMNTEGDTLSQHHSCISDQEVVSASLIASRQADSPMSTSSGSSRGFSVASMLPDTTREDVTSSTSTSTCNSCTFSEQTDIVALAARAIFDQENLEKGGGGMQVNMRDAISKSTEVAPLEREQQPFKAQPVKENNAGPLEAAPNKFSAQDAAQTNVDRQVEKPSCSVGGVETSNASLQISTSQSPSITSLSVNNLIHQSRIVHPLVSCSSLSQSSEPASVPATVSLSLPPTTYVNQSPGPTMMSEYAQEQLNAIRASTMQAPQLPESHLKQQNHEGRKDSAKRAVQDDLLLSTAKRQKQCQTTSIRLEGMALMNRTPESIADQTQMLVSQIPPNSSNSVASVSNQGHTDGLNRLFPSNSNFVTPALRQPEVQCGSQPSISEQQGQAGQHLQPIQHVPTQGISHLHSNHPYLKQQQAGQLRERHHLYQLQHHVTHGENSVHSQPHNVHQQRTIQQEVQMQKKRNLIQGTQATQLSLQQKHHGSDQTRQKGGQPHPHHQQMQQQMQQHFGASQPEKNCENPATSRNHHNHPQSHINQDIMHQQQQDVSSRQQGSASEHVSGHNPMQRLMTSRGLEQQMVSQASIVTRPSDMTCTPHRQERNRVSSYSAEALIGKTPSNSEQRIGISLQGPRVSDQLEMRSYLDVSRNKGLAIHNMQGRLSVDHTVSSDVQRLSDCQTFKSAGPNQQPTGNFDVQASRNSEIGNSVSSLRGMQSQAFRIGQNTGPSIERQKRLPYQPVQGIPTGNTLPSRENENTCHQSFMQSLLAPHLGDQVSGSQRSIPEHQRNTQCGASSTIEYNCPPARESVHIRREGDGQSRESCDMSIGAINTRNSSLNIPFSSSSSSGDIQGRNTSPNISVQKSNPMRMTDSHGTKSHMNTPVSSNMHGVVRPTHPHSAVSHGNGEQGQPSVRQPNSSVTQRSRHPLQDNGGSKIRQPERNRSGNQRHGNVFDPSLPHLPLSTSGSMILGRQQSAIEKRGSIVRFMSDGPQVSNDNAAPDQHTLSQNFGFPFIPEGGMNPPINANASFIPPVTQPSATRTPALIPVDPQNTLPSFYPPYSPAHPTLSNDISIPYFPNQMFPNPGTEKPSSGSLNNRFGSILSPPRPVGFAQPSFPLLPDMPPMHMTNTSHLSNFNLTSLFPEIATALPPDGSAMSPLLSIANTSASDSSKQSSNRPAHNISHILGHDCSSAV
- the USF3 gene encoding basic helix-loop-helix domain-containing protein USF3 isoform X1; amino-acid sequence: MVPAVGLPLLSPPALFSETMPEMTENETPTKKQHRKKNRETHNAVERHRKKKINAGINRIGELIPCSPALKQSKNMILDQAFKYITEMKRQNDELLLNGGNNEQAEEIKKLRKQLDELQKENGRYIELLKANDICLYDDPTIHWKGNLKSAKVSVVIPGDQVQKNIIVYSNGTQPNGNNQGASVQGITFNVSHNLQKQTANVVPVQRTCNLVTPVTISGIYPTENKPWSQTTVSPLAPTQTAPAGNVLELSTSDNERGVLTAATASSQSASQSGTEQELQRSSSNTPQNDQNPPKSKNDEEGTKLTKKTLLQGISLPSSASTEASQVQQVNATCSNTHDSRSDLQESCVISTTDTASVPSVRLTTADSPSSVNVLKSTDSVSSAGMPVTSAAAGVKAAMAMSTLPASPLENCWSFSGSSGVGTSDLKNMSSLTRMPSAGNTQTTWTTLQLAGNTVQPLSQTPSGIMTALLNEPVNGAGTVSSAHSRPLTTSISLNASLPGDGQAAEQIVVTLPSCPPLPMQPLISQPQVKTQAAGNILPLNSAMQVIQMAQPVASAVTGAPANQNVIILQPPNPAPCPPIMRAEVPSQNVSQQIVIIQAANQNPLPLLSAQPSASVRVPVNGPTAIANSSSSIQNASLPQTFGGKHLVHILPRPSSLASSSSTQTFSVTMSNQQHPQTISLNGQLFALQPVMSSSGASNQAPMQIIQPTTSEDPNTNVALNTFGALANLNQSISQMAGQSCLHLSLSHPTNPTTVNNQIATVNCVSVATSVASSIPAEVSALTSASNSINASPKKAAAALPSNAKSKRANKKPSTKKHQVVNSKVSCPAAPCKDAGKVDCAPVETTAKHSNGEGLIDNAPAISQALTTSQASSVAASSGVSVSDCRSKETASSEQAAKTSSVPEPSSAEAPASSPLASVVSEQLALVPPTAKEAAPHQQARGSQNRPPTSSALSESPKSCEPTTTLASSRTEAHVTNSQVAGTSAAQSSTAGHTSKAGTISESCNVTQDSSVVMQDADLLEGQGLTKMLSDLTKERTAVEKTSSFSVQGEHSNFPMENSKSADSNVDLPEKQELLLMNTEGDTLSQHHSCISDQEVVSASLIASRQADSPMSTSSGSSRGFSVASMLPDTTREDVTSSTSTSTCNSCTFSEQTDIVALAARAIFDQENLEKGGGGMQVNMRDAISKSTEVAPLEREQQPFKAQPVKENNAGPLEAAPNKFSAQDAAQTNVDRQVEKPSCSVGGVETSNASLQISTSQSPSITSLSVNNLIHQSRIVHPLVSCSSLSQSSEPASVPATVSLSLPPTTYVNQSPGPTMMSEYAQEQLNAIRASTMQAPQLPESHLKQQNHEGRKDSAKRAVQDDLLLSTAKRQKQCQTTSIRLEGMALMNRTPESIADQTQMLVSQIPPNSSNSVASVSNQGHTDGLNRLFPSNSNFVTPALRQPEVQCGSQPSISEQQGQAGQHLQPIQHVPTQGISHLHSNHPYLKQQQAGQLRERHHLYQLQHHVTHGENSVHSQPHNVHQQRTIQQEVQMQKKRNLIQGTQATQLSLQQKHHGSDQTRQKGGQPHPHHQQMQQQMQQHFGASQPEKNCENPATSRNHHNHPQSHINQDIMHQQQQDVSSRQQGSASEHVSGHNPMQRLMTSRGLEQQMVSQASIVTRPSDMTCTPHRQERNRVSSYSAEALIGKTPSNSEQRIGISLQGPRVSDQLEMRSYLDVSRNKGLAIHNMQGRLSVDHTVSSDVQRLSDCQTFKSAGPNQQPTGNFDVQASRNSEIGNSVSSLRGMQSQAFRIGQNTGPSIERQKRLPYQPVQGIPTGNTLPSRENENTCHQSFMQSLLAPHLGDQVSGSQRSIPEHQRNTQCGASSTIEYNCPPARESVHIRREGDGQSRESCDMSIGAINTRNSSLNIPFSSSSSSGDIQGRNTSPNISVQKSNPMRMTDSHGTKSHMNTPVSSNMHGVVRPTHPHSAVSHGNGEQGQPSVRQPNSSVTQRSRHPLQDNGGSKIRQPERNRSGNQRHGNVFDPSLPHLPLSTSGSMILGRQQSAIEKRGSIVRFMSDGPQVSNDNAAPDQHTLSQNFGFPFIPEGGMNPPINANASFIPPVTQPSATRTPALIPVDPQNTLPSFYPPYSPAHPTLSNDISIPYFPNQMFPNPGTEKPSSGSLNNRFGSILSPPRPVGFAQPSFPLLPDMPPMHMTNTSHLSNFNLTSLFPEIATALPPDGSAMSPLLSIANTSASDSSKQSSNRPAHNISHILGHDCSSAV